The Streptomyces bacillaris sequence GACGGGGGCGTACGCGGCAAGGGGCTCGGCGGGAACTCCGTCGGCCTGACGGGCAGCGCCGTCATCGGCATCTCCACCGTCGCCCCCGTCTACTGCCTGACCTCGACCCTCGGCTCCACCGCCGGAGAGGTCGGCGTGCAGATGCCGGCCGTCTTCCTGGCCGGGTTCCTGCCGATGCTGCTCGTCGCCTTCGCCTACCGCGAGCTGAACAAGGTCATGCCGGACTGCGGCACCTCCTTCACCTGGACGGTGAAGGCGTTCGGCCCGCGCGTCGGCTGGATGTGCGGCTGGGGCCTGGTCATCGCGACGATCATCGTCCTGTCCAACCTGGCGGGCGTCGCCACCTCGTTCTTCTGGCTGCTGGCGGGCGAGGTCACGGGCAGTCCGTCGGTCGCCGCCCTGGACGACAACAAACTCGTCCACATCGGCACCTGTCTCGTCCTGATCGCCGTCGCCACCGCCATCAGCTACCGGGGGATGACCGCCACCAAGGGCATCCAGTACACCCTGGTCGCCCTCCAGCTCGCCGTCCTCGCGCTGTTCGTGACGATGGCCCTGGACAAGGCGGGCAGCGGCGGCGCGGACTTCGCCACCTCGCTCGACTTCTCCTGGTCCTGGCTCAACCCGTTCGCAGTCCAGTCCTTCGCGGCCTTCACGGCCGGGCTCTCCCTCTCCATCTTCATGTTCTGGGGCTGGGACACCTGTCTGACCGCCAACGAGGAGACCACCGGCAGCGACAAGACCCCCGGCCGGGCCGCGCTCATCGCCATGGTCGTCCTGGTCGGCTCCTACCTGGCCACCGCCGTCGCCGCCCAGATGGCCGTCGGCTCCGGCACCACCGGGCTCGGCCTCGCCAACCCGGAGACCGGTGAGAACGTCTTCGCCGCCCTCGCCGGGCCGGTCATGGGTTCCGGGCTCGGCGTGCTGCTCTTCGTCGCCGTCCTCGCCTCGGCCGCCGCCAGCCTCCAGACCACGTTCATCCCGGTGGCCCGCACGGTCCTCGCGATGTCGACGTACGAGGCGATGCCCGCGTCGTACGCCAAGGTCCACCCCCGCTTCAAGACGCCCGGCCGGGCGACGGTCGTGGCGGG is a genomic window containing:
- a CDS encoding APC family permease encodes the protein MTQLDARPRAGDTVRGSAPAGGGDGGVRGKGLGGNSVGLTGSAVIGISTVAPVYCLTSTLGSTAGEVGVQMPAVFLAGFLPMLLVAFAYRELNKVMPDCGTSFTWTVKAFGPRVGWMCGWGLVIATIIVLSNLAGVATSFFWLLAGEVTGSPSVAALDDNKLVHIGTCLVLIAVATAISYRGMTATKGIQYTLVALQLAVLALFVTMALDKAGSGGADFATSLDFSWSWLNPFAVQSFAAFTAGLSLSIFMFWGWDTCLTANEETTGSDKTPGRAALIAMVVLVGSYLATAVAAQMAVGSGTTGLGLANPETGENVFAALAGPVMGSGLGVLLFVAVLASAAASLQTTFIPVARTVLAMSTYEAMPASYAKVHPRFKTPGRATVVAGIGTGVFYAVMTLVSEHVLIDTIYALGLMICFYYALTAFACAWYFRAELTRSGRDLVFKGLFPVLGGILLAAVFAKTLYDMWDPAYGSGSSVFGVGSVFVIGVGLLLLGVVLMVAMERRSPAFFRGEVLTKETPALVVED